One Solanum lycopersicum chromosome 2, SLM_r2.1 genomic region harbors:
- the LOC104645488 gene encoding suppressor protein SRP40-like, with protein sequence MCVFTGKREAENEIDKSRKNKRPALSNNAKLGSNSCDMDELVAPSSKNHHNQVEKSSSSNDDDSVSSKEESSNSDDDNSISSKEGSSSSDDDRSVSGKEESSSSDDDSSVSKKEESSSSDDEDDVSTSSAEDDDDAVSKMEESPGEGSSTDNDRSCSAKDDAKVKKTSSEEEPHHSDSDSDPHKGKAVVLSKTKVDNCDDQQEIHCREEPWNENETQFLITILYVELVMHEKDVNQLDWAEIVEKLYHQTHKQTSVTQVQALYKKFRDQTNQFMDLLKVVGYEWNPNNNNVTCNDEVWEHIYWIHGGDKLFRNKGLLHYNLLSHIFGSGNKHFVEESHVHVQRIAQTTSFTSTRLWRWLFG encoded by the exons ATGTGTGTGTTTACAGGGAAGAGGGAAGCTGAGAATGAAATTGACAAGAGTAGAAAGAATAAAAGG cCGGCTCTTTCCAACAATGCAAAATTAGGCAGCAACAGTTGTGACATGGATGAA CTCGTTGCGCCTTCAAGTAAGAATCATCATAATCAGGTCGAAAAATCGTCTAGTTCTAATGACGATGATAGCGTCTCTAGTAAGGAAGAATCGTCTAATTCTGATGATGATAATAGCATCTCTAGTAAGGAAGGATCGTCTAGTTCTGATGATGATAGAAGCGTCTCTGGAAAGGAAGAATCATCTAGTTCTGATGATGACAGCAGCGTCTCTAAAAAGGAAGAATCGTCTAGTtctgatgatgaagatgatgttaGCACCTCTAGTGcggaggatgatgatgatgctgtTTCTAAAATGGAAGAATCGCCTGGTGAAGGATCTAGTACTGACAATGACCGTAGCTGCTCTGCCAAGGATGATGCT AAAGTTAAAAAGACTAGTAGTGAAGAAGAACCCCATCATTCTGATTCTGATTCTGATCCACACAAG GGAAAGGCTGTTGTTCTATCTAAAACGAAGGTTGACAATTGTGATGATCAACAAGAG ATTCACTGCAGGGAAGAACCATGGAACGAAAATGAGACACAGTTTCTCATCACAATCCTATATGTGGAATTGGTGATGCATGAGAAAGACGTCAACCAACTAGACTGGGcagaaattgttgaaaaattatatcatcaaaCACACAAACAAACTAGTGTAACCCAAGTGCAGGCattgtataaaaaatttagagatCAAACAAACCAATTCATGGATCTCTTAAAAGTTGTTGGTTATGAATGGAACCCAAATAACAATAATGTTACTTGTAACGATGAGGTGTGGGAACATATTTATTGG ATTCATGGTGGTGACAAGTTGTTTAGAAACAAAGGGCTTTTACATTATAATCTATTAAGTCACATATTTGGCAGTGGTAATAAACATTTTGTGGAAGAATCACATGTACATGTCCAAAGAATAGCACAAACTACTTCATTCACCTCAACAAGACTTTGGAGGTGGTTATTTGGTTAA